A genomic segment from Leptolyngbya boryana PCC 6306 encodes:
- a CDS encoding WYL domain-containing protein, producing MFAFLVLHTAIWQEQQVYLSYEHGNGQQVERVVNPLE from the coding sequence ATATTCGCCTTTCTGGTTCTGCACACTGCAATTTGGCAGGAACAACAAGTCTACTTGAGCTATGAGCACGGGAATGGTCAACAAGTTGAACGAGTCGTCAATCCTCTAGAATGA
- a CDS encoding ATP-binding protein has protein sequence MSALFPQPQSTQAYIEFLEKSIAQLQADRQSWIATERSLQAQVQALIQLSQSEALNQRDFQGALEELTEVTARVLQVERVSVWLFDPDRTSIRCLDLFEQSHGQHVQGIELQVTDYPNYFAAVESEPLIVAEDAQTNPNTCEFREGYLIPLNIQSMLDSGFQLDGQVGGVICCEQVGTKREWSQADQNFIRSAAHLISLIVESHRRQQQTLELQQVLEDLKQAQLQVIQSEKMSALGNLVAGIAHEINNPVSYLSGNIQPAVDYSQSLFQLIDLYQATYPMPGAAILEEIDAIDLEFLREDFPKVMRSMREGVNRIQAISRSLRLFSRADQDQKQAFNVHDGLESTLLILEHRLKATESRPAIMVIKQYGNLPLVQCFPGQLNQVFMNLLANAIDALEESNQGKALSDLRACPNQITLQTWASDEYVSIQISDNGTGMSEAVQKRIFEHLFTTKAVGKGTGFGLAIAQQIMVEQHQGCIQVNSRLGEGTSFLLELPL, from the coding sequence ATGTCGGCTCTATTTCCACAGCCCCAATCTACTCAAGCTTACATTGAATTTCTGGAGAAATCGATCGCTCAACTGCAAGCGGATCGTCAATCTTGGATTGCAACGGAGCGAAGTTTACAAGCTCAGGTTCAAGCGCTGATTCAACTGTCTCAAAGCGAAGCCCTTAACCAACGCGATTTTCAGGGAGCCTTAGAAGAACTGACCGAAGTGACAGCACGGGTGCTTCAGGTAGAGCGGGTAAGCGTCTGGCTCTTTGATCCAGACCGTACGAGCATCCGATGCTTGGACTTGTTTGAGCAGAGCCACGGGCAACACGTTCAAGGGATCGAATTACAGGTCACCGATTATCCCAATTATTTTGCTGCGGTTGAATCAGAACCCTTGATCGTGGCAGAAGATGCCCAAACCAACCCGAATACTTGTGAATTTAGGGAGGGGTATTTAATTCCTCTCAACATTCAGTCGATGTTGGATTCTGGATTTCAGTTAGATGGACAAGTTGGAGGAGTCATTTGTTGTGAACAGGTGGGGACGAAACGAGAGTGGAGTCAAGCGGATCAGAACTTTATTCGCTCTGCCGCGCATTTGATTTCTTTGATTGTGGAATCCCATCGTCGTCAACAGCAAACTCTAGAATTACAGCAAGTCCTTGAAGATCTAAAGCAAGCTCAACTGCAAGTCATTCAAAGCGAAAAAATGTCTGCATTGGGTAATTTGGTTGCAGGAATTGCTCACGAAATTAATAATCCAGTCAGCTATCTAAGCGGCAATATCCAACCTGCTGTGGACTATTCCCAGAGTTTATTTCAGCTGATTGACTTATATCAAGCAACATATCCGATGCCAGGTGCAGCGATTCTTGAGGAGATCGACGCGATCGATTTGGAATTTTTGCGAGAGGACTTCCCTAAGGTGATGCGATCGATGAGAGAAGGAGTCAACCGGATTCAAGCAATCAGTCGGAGTTTACGCCTCTTTTCGCGTGCCGACCAGGATCAAAAACAAGCCTTCAATGTTCATGATGGACTTGAGAGTACCCTTCTGATTCTGGAGCATCGACTGAAGGCAACTGAGTCTCGTCCTGCAATCATGGTAATCAAACAATATGGTAACCTGCCGCTAGTTCAATGCTTTCCAGGACAATTGAATCAGGTGTTTATGAACCTGCTGGCAAATGCGATCGATGCGTTAGAAGAATCCAATCAAGGGAAAGCGTTGTCAGACCTTCGAGCTTGCCCAAATCAAATTACGCTTCAAACCTGGGCATCTGATGAGTACGTATCCATCCAGATTTCAGATAATGGCACAGGAATGTCAGAAGCGGTTCAGAAACGCATCTTCGAGCATTTGTTTACGACGAAGGCTGTGGGCAAGGGCACAGGCTTTGGATTAGCGATCGCCCAACAAATCATGGTCGAGCAACATCAAGGTTGCATTCAAGTAAATTCGCGGTTAGGAGAAGGGACATCATTCTTGCTAGAACTGCCTTTATGA